DNA from Pseudocitrobacter corydidari:
CTGACTTATCTGCTCATAAGCACTTGGCGCACGACTAACATTGGAATAACTGGTGTAGACGTCGATGTCCGGGGTTAAGTGAAATGTGAGACTGCTGGTAAAGTCAGGACGCGGGCTATAGTGGAAGTCCTTTTTACTGATCCCTTTAACTACGCTAGTGGGCGTGTAGGGGTGAGCCGGGTTATCATAGTTTGTCTGGGTATATGCAATCTGACGGTTACTGTGCAGGTCTACAACAGTCTTGCGCAGGCCAACTGCTACAGTGACCCAGCTTGTCGGATCAATGCTGAGATTGGTGAAAATACTGTTGCTGCGGCGATTACCGTCAATGTTGGTTGAACCTGCACTACGCTGAGTTTTCCGTGGGCTGATGAGCTGCTGTTCCAGCGCAAATCCATATTCCGCTTTAAAATCCCCCACCACCGGCAGCGCCGGGAAGAGTGACGTGTTGCTGGCATTGATACCAATACGGCGGTCGCGTAGCGAGTTCCAGTATTGATCACCTGCCGTACCGTACCCCAGGAATCCATTATGCTGTTCAGTCTGTAACTCAGTGTAGAAAAATGTCGACTTCAGGTTGAGCCAGTTGTAGGTGGGCGATTTGTAGTTATGGGTGGCACTAAACGTATCGAGAATGGCAGTACCTAATGTCCACTGCGGCTGGGTATCATCACCATTCACCGTTTGGCTTTTGGTCAGATAGGCCGAAAGGATCTCTCCTGCCTTCTGGTGATGATGGCGGTACGTCAGCAATAACTTGTTATCAGGCGAGAAATCAGCCGATATTTTAGCAAGGAAAGAGGCATTTTCACTGCTTGTATTGGCTACTTCCTGGCCCGGGCGAGTGACCTGGTCAAACTGATTTCCTTTGTCATAACGAGCGGCGTTATTTTTTCCGGCAAAATAGTTACCCGTACTACGTTCGGTGTAGGCCAGCAATACGCTGCCATAGTCATTTTTTCCCGCCATCGCCAGCGAATAAAAGCCATTACGGAAATGTGTTGCTTTTTGTTCTCGCTGCAAATGATAGTTTAGCTGTTCCGATGAATTACCAAACTCATGCGGCATTCTGTTATTGTTATACGTTCCAAGATTAAAATTAATCCCGAAGCTATCACCCTGTGGAATAACATCGTTGGCATTTATTGTGCGTAATTCCACACGCCCGCCCGTCGCTCCGGCAGTATCAGCGCCAATTACCGGGCCTTTATCGACTTGCACGCTGCGAACTAAATCCATATCGATATAAGTACGATCAGAGCTCCCCTGATAACCGCGCTCAGTCATGGTTGACTGTACGGAATCATCAATTACAACAGGCACACGACCATTACCTTGCATTCCGCGGATACCTGGATCCAGCGCCCCCGCCTCGTTGGCCGGGTTATTCATTTGCACGCCCGTCATATCATTGAAGATATCGGAGTTACGTGTCCCACGGTATCGCTCTACTTCATCTTTACCTAAGTAGGTGGAAGATACCGGAGAGCGATAACTTTCAATTAACGCGTCGCTATCCTCATCATAGCTACTGGTACCTAAAACGTTAATTTCTCCGAGCGAGAAGTTTTCATTATCGGCAGCGCTATCAGCACCTTTTCCTGTGAGTGGGAAACACAATGCTAATAAGACGAGCGTATTTAACCGAAGATGCGCCTTTCTTTTCATGAAAATAATTACCCTGCTATCAAATAATCCCTGAACACCCACATTTGATTTTTAAAAAATTAATAATTAAGCAATAGGACTCCATCAGCATAAAATGCTGATAAAATACATGTTTATAGTATATAAGATCGAGTTAATGATAATGAGATCTATTATCAATTGCAAGAAAGTTGTTATGCGCTATAAGCGACGAGTTAAAAAATCCGCTAACACTCATCATTTTCTTTTACGTAACTTGCAGAATTACAAATAGATTATTTTATTTGGGCATCTAAAATCTTGCAGGAATTACGGGCAAACAATATGGATAACCGATGGCAGGAACGCATCGCGCATTGAGTGTGCTTGCTGGCCGCACTATGTGACGTTAAAGATGGTTATAACAGGCGAATGGATCCCGTAAGATCACGTAGTCGTTAGCGACCTTCAATGCGTCAGAGCCGTTTTCAAGACGAGTAATATAGTCCGATATCTTATTCAGACTGCCAGTAAAGCGGGGAACCGAACACGTCAATGTAGTAATCGATAATTGCCCGAACGTTTAGTGGAGGATGGCGGGCATTCGGATAGATTGCCGCGATGTGCTGCGGCTCCGTTTTTATCGACGTGTCCAGTTCCGGCAGCAGCCCGACAAGCTCGCCGCTCTTCAGCCGGTCGCCAATCAGCCAGTCAGGAAACAGCACAATCCCCATTCCGCCGAGTGCGGCAATCAGCAGCGATTCCGCATTATTGGATGACATCAGGGGCGAGACGGGATAGTGCACCCACTCCTCTGAGTGCCTGCGCAACAGCCAGCGGTTTGGCCCTGAAGAGCCGCGATAGACCAGGCATTTATGACGTGCGAGCTCTTCAGGTGATTCAGGCATACCGTGCTGGCGAATGTAATCCGCTGACGCGGCAAGATGATAGAACTGTGGGCCAAACACACGCGCATGAAATGAGGAATCCGTCAGCGTGCCAATCCGGAAAATCACGTCAGCCGGATCCCGGTGCGGATCGATATAATCATCAGTCAGCGTAAGCTCAATGCTGAGCCTCGGATATCGCTCCGTCAGGCCGGGCAACGCAGGTGCTACATGGCGCTGTCCAAAGAACACAGGAGCGTTTATGCGGACCAACCCGGAAGGCTCAAGCGTTCTCTCGTTGAGTTCCCGCCGCGCCTCCTCCAGGCTGCCCGTCATGGCCCGCGCATAGCGGATAAAAAGATGACCGCTTTCCGTCGGGATGATCGCCCGGGGATTGCGGTAAAAGAGTTGCTGCCCGAGCGCATCCTCCATCTGATGGATAACGCGCGATACCTGAGAGGCAGATATCCCTTCCCGCCGTGCCACCACAGAGAAATTCTGCGTTTCATAAACATCTATAAAAATCAGCAGTGCGCGAATACTGATGTTCCCAGGCTCATTCATTAATGCATATCCTGCACAGGTATTTATCTCATTATGGCATTTTTCTCATCCATATTAAGCCGTAATCTTCTCCGCCTGGACAACCGGAGACTGATTGCTATGCAACTGATATTGATTTTTATCGTTATTGCCGGAGGCATGGGACTGTCCGTAGAGGCAGGATTGCTCGGGCCACTTGGCGGGGAGGTCGGAGACCTTTGGGCCACCTTCAGCGTATTTGGCGTGGGCGCAGCGTTGACCTTCCTGCTGATGCTTTTTTTCAGCCCGCGTAACAGCCCGTCATTCTTTGCGCAACCCTCGTGGCAGCTCCTCGGCGGCGTGCTTGGGCCGATCTATGTCATCATCCTGATCGTGGCAACACCGGCCATCGGCATCGCCATGACGATGATCGGCATACTGGCAGGCCAGGTTTTCAAGAGCCTGATTATTGACCACTTCGGCCTGTTCGGTACGCCGCACAGGGAAATTGACAGAAAACGTATCATCGCGCTGATTTTCATCATTGCAGCACTGGTTATGGTTGCACAGGGGTAAGGTAACATTATGACTATTATTATGATTCTTCTCGCCGTCGCCGGGGGGGCCATGCTGAGTATCCAGGCGGCTATCAACGGTCAACTGGGCAGCAAGATCGGCGTATTCAAAAGCGCGTTCCTGACATTTTCGATCGGTGCGTTGGTGACGGGGCTGCTGATCTTTTTTTTCGAACCCAAACACGCCCTGACCCTGATGGACGTGCCTAAATGGCAACTGCTGGGCGCAATGTTTGGCGTGCCGTATATCGTCATTATGGTACTGGCTGTCCAGCGCATTGGCGCTGCGGTTGCCACGGTCGCCGTCATTTTTGGCCAGATGACCATGAGTATGCTGATCGATAATTTCGGCTGGCTGGGTAATGCGTCGATTCCGTTCTCGATGAGCCGACTCGGGGCCATCATCTGCCTGGGTATCGCGCTGTACTTCATTTACTCCAGCAGCAAGTCAAAAGCCGCAGCGGCGAAAAAGCCCCTGCAACAGGTAGCCGCTGACAAATAAGCTCAGTCAGTTCAGATGTCCGGGACAGGGCCCTCTCCTCACTCGTAGAGGCCCCTCGTTCCTTAAGACAGTCCGCTTCGTGCCAGAAGCGGACGTTATTAACTGAACGTAGATTTAATTTTAGGCGTAGATCAATAGCCTCTTTTTCCACAAAACATAATGCTTAAACCATTTTTAAACGGGAGGTAAATCAAAGTAGAATGCTGGTAAACGCTCAGTTACGCGGTGCGTGACAAATCGGTTATACAACCTCAAAGTGAACGTACTACATTCTGACAGGAAGAATTATGGCTCATATAAGCGCCGTCGTAACCCTACGACCAATTCGATTCGCATTCCTCGTTAAACCTAATGACAGTAAACGGTTATTGGAAATCTTCCAAATAAACACATGCCTTTGGGGCGGTAAATTTAACCCTATCATTCCAATTTTTGGGCATGTGCCTAAATGGTGGGATAGGGATGACTACAAACCTGAGAGCGCTTTGCAGATCGTCAATGGCTATCTTGATGCTTTCGAACCTGATTTCCTTGTAGAAGCTGAAGCAGGGCTGGCTAAAGGGTTTGGCTATGACCCAGACCGAGTACTGCAACTTTCAGCCATGCTAAGGCGATCTGATGAACTACGGGATCAAGCTGGGCTTGATGTCTTCGATCTATATAAAGATCTGTATAAGAAACAATTTCAATTCGTGCGTCGACATGAGCACAATATCGTGGAACTACTACCTCGGACGAATGCATTGAAGTCGTTTTGTGCTTGCCTATCCGGCAGCTTCCCTGAGGATGAAGACCTTAAATATTTTGGCCAAGGGTTCTGTGATGCTTTTGATCCCAAACAGGTTGAATTATCCCCAGAAGTTCTAGTACACCTGTACAAGGATGGATTTAATTCAGCACTACAAATCGGTCACTCGAATATTGAGGTTAATTATCATGACAATGCGGACCCAACGCTCTTTGTCATGGATGCACATGACTCGCGCGATCTTATTGACTTCTGGAACCTTCGCGCCATGCGGAAATATGTCCGACCAATTCCAGTCCAATGGATTGATGCGCTTTCCCCATACTGCAGAGAATACATTGAACATTGCCATCGTCCCGTTCGAGGGAATCAATTTGGCTTAATGAATCATGCTACTGTAATGTTCGCAAGATCTATCCCTACTGCGAATATCGAACAACTTTACGCCGACTATTTGCGGGTTAATCAAGATGAGGCAAATAGGCGTCAAGATTGGTATCCACCGATTTGGCGACCATCATCTGGTTTTACAGTTCGCACTACTCGACCTACTCTATCATGTGCAGAAAAAAAGTTTGACACACAAATCGAAGGTGACCGAACCGAAGTTCGATTTGATTATCTCCATCCAGAATTCACTGAAAGATATGGT
Protein-coding regions in this window:
- a CDS encoding DMT family transporter; translated protein: MTIIMILLAVAGGAMLSIQAAINGQLGSKIGVFKSAFLTFSIGALVTGLLIFFFEPKHALTLMDVPKWQLLGAMFGVPYIVIMVLAVQRIGAAVATVAVIFGQMTMSMLIDNFGWLGNASIPFSMSRLGAIICLGIALYFIYSSSKSKAAAAKKPLQQVAADK
- a CDS encoding DMT family transporter, with the translated sequence MQLILIFIVIAGGMGLSVEAGLLGPLGGEVGDLWATFSVFGVGAALTFLLMLFFSPRNSPSFFAQPSWQLLGGVLGPIYVIILIVATPAIGIAMTMIGILAGQVFKSLIIDHFGLFGTPHREIDRKRIIALIFIIAALVMVAQG
- a CDS encoding TonB-dependent receptor domain-containing protein, whose amino-acid sequence is MKRKAHLRLNTLVLLALCFPLTGKGADSAADNENFSLGEINVLGTSSYDEDSDALIESYRSPVSSTYLGKDEVERYRGTRNSDIFNDMTGVQMNNPANEAGALDPGIRGMQGNGRVPVVIDDSVQSTMTERGYQGSSDRTYIDMDLVRSVQVDKGPVIGADTAGATGGRVELRTINANDVIPQGDSFGINFNLGTYNNNRMPHEFGNSSEQLNYHLQREQKATHFRNGFYSLAMAGKNDYGSVLLAYTERSTGNYFAGKNNAARYDKGNQFDQVTRPGQEVANTSSENASFLAKISADFSPDNKLLLTYRHHHQKAGEILSAYLTKSQTVNGDDTQPQWTLGTAILDTFSATHNYKSPTYNWLNLKSTFFYTELQTEQHNGFLGYGTAGDQYWNSLRDRRIGINASNTSLFPALPVVGDFKAEYGFALEQQLISPRKTQRSAGSTNIDGNRRSNSIFTNLSIDPTSWVTVAVGLRKTVVDLHSNRQIAYTQTNYDNPAHPYTPTSVVKGISKKDFHYSPRPDFTSSLTFHLTPDIDVYTSYSNVSRAPSAYEQISQGGTMNSASATGQSEVKPENTQNIEIGATSRFNGVLADGDRMLLRVSRFYNKNRNYIAPAAIPTNDMYAFVNYDKYTTKGIELSADYDSGKFYTSGSWTHYDKQEVCAESLSVFLGVRQPACNTTGFSYGGITSRIQPKDNLVLRAGYRFFDDKSLDVGARYRYNSSKNNPENWLAGTAAQQIMENADANKFVDIYANYQVNQNVTVQAGIDNLTNQYAIAPGAIIWIPEPGRTWRFTVRTKF
- a CDS encoding LysR family transcriptional regulator encodes the protein MNEPGNISIRALLIFIDVYETQNFSVVARREGISASQVSRVIHQMEDALGQQLFYRNPRAIIPTESGHLFIRYARAMTGSLEEARRELNERTLEPSGLVRINAPVFFGQRHVAPALPGLTERYPRLSIELTLTDDYIDPHRDPADVIFRIGTLTDSSFHARVFGPQFYHLAASADYIRQHGMPESPEELARHKCLVYRGSSGPNRWLLRRHSEEWVHYPVSPLMSSNNAESLLIAALGGMGIVLFPDWLIGDRLKSGELVGLLPELDTSIKTEPQHIAAIYPNARHPPLNVRAIIDYYIDVFGSPLYWQSE